A single genomic interval of Microbacterium sp. LWO14-1.2 harbors:
- a CDS encoding VOC family protein: MTVTTTTHLNFRGTARQALEFYGTVFAADVSIATYADFGMPAEAPGSDRVVFGQVVNADGFRLLAYDVPGADEADSVAGSTRRENGVTLTDRTFFQSLQAGSLDELRGYWDALADGADIIEPLAASAWSAGFGMLTDRFGVTWVLDVRAA, from the coding sequence ATGACCGTCACCACCACCACCCACCTCAACTTCCGCGGCACCGCCCGCCAGGCGCTCGAGTTCTACGGAACGGTGTTCGCCGCCGACGTCTCGATCGCGACGTACGCCGACTTCGGGATGCCGGCCGAGGCGCCCGGCTCCGATCGCGTCGTGTTCGGGCAGGTCGTGAACGCCGACGGCTTCCGCCTCCTCGCCTACGACGTGCCGGGCGCCGACGAAGCCGATTCCGTCGCCGGGAGCACTCGCCGCGAGAACGGCGTCACGCTCACGGACCGGACGTTCTTCCAGTCGCTGCAGGCCGGATCGCTCGACGAGCTGCGGGGCTACTGGGACGCACTCGCCGACGGCGCGGACATCATCGAGCCGCTCGCCGCCTCGGCCTGGTCGGCCGGATTCGGGATGTTGACCGACCGGTTCGGCGTGACCTGGGTGCTCGACGTGCGCGCGGCCTGA
- a CDS encoding WYL domain-containing protein: MSRPSSRMLSLLSLLQARRDWPGPVLAERLDVSPRTVRRDVDRLRELGYRITATKGPDGGYRLDAGSELPPLLFDDAQAVAIAVALQGMPASGIDVDDAAARALATVRQVMPSRLRHRIDGIRFSGVENETRVDPRVLEAASAATRDRLVLRFDYGPADRPPRRTEPHAVVAREGRWYLLAWDLDADDWRTFRLDRMTPRVPTGPSFTPRPLPAADAQTYLAARAKGSDAEDRWPCFGEVVIELPAHEVAPWIGSDGSVVPVDDRSCRVKVGSWSWVGVLAAVTRFDAPFTVAGPEPLAEAARTLSARFAAASPR, encoded by the coding sequence ATGTCCCGTCCCTCGTCACGGATGCTGTCGTTGCTGTCGCTCCTGCAGGCGCGGCGCGACTGGCCGGGCCCCGTGCTGGCCGAGCGCCTCGATGTCAGCCCGCGCACCGTCCGCCGTGACGTCGACCGGCTGCGCGAGCTCGGCTACCGCATCACCGCGACCAAGGGACCGGACGGCGGCTACCGACTGGATGCCGGATCGGAGCTGCCCCCGCTGCTCTTCGACGACGCGCAGGCCGTCGCGATCGCGGTCGCCCTGCAGGGTATGCCCGCGAGCGGCATCGACGTCGACGACGCAGCGGCGCGCGCCCTCGCGACCGTGCGCCAGGTGATGCCGTCGCGACTGCGGCACCGCATCGACGGCATCCGCTTCTCCGGGGTCGAGAACGAGACGCGCGTGGATCCGCGCGTGCTCGAGGCCGCGAGCGCCGCCACGCGCGATCGACTCGTGCTGCGGTTCGACTACGGTCCGGCCGATCGTCCGCCCCGCCGCACCGAGCCGCACGCGGTCGTGGCGAGGGAGGGCCGGTGGTACCTGCTCGCCTGGGACCTCGACGCCGACGACTGGCGCACCTTCCGACTCGACCGGATGACCCCGCGCGTGCCGACCGGCCCCTCGTTCACCCCGCGCCCCCTGCCCGCCGCGGACGCGCAGACCTACCTCGCGGCCCGAGCCAAGGGGTCGGATGCCGAGGACCGCTGGCCCTGCTTCGGCGAGGTCGTGATCGAGCTCCCGGCGCACGAGGTCGCTCCGTGGATCGGATCCGACGGCTCGGTGGTCCCGGTCGACGACCGGTCGTGCCGCGTCAAGGTCGGGTCGTGGTCCTGGGTCGGGGTGCTCGCCGCCGTGACCCGCTTCGACGCTCCGTTCACGGTCGCGGGTCCCGAGCCGCTGGCCGAGGCGGCGCGCACCCTCTCGGCGCGCTTCGCCGCGGCATCCCCTCGCTGA
- a CDS encoding TetR/AcrR family transcriptional regulator codes for MVNEHRSGPVRSTAAREAILDATARLFHNRGYDRLTIEGIAKEAGVGKQTIYRWWPSRGALIGECLAEGRLIPVDFVVPDTGDLAADVETWLRSVLSILDAPEGGALLRSLVAAATEDAGVGAHLGESLGVEKYLAERLRGGIRDGQLAADAPVEQIGRAILGAIVVEALAREAHDTASVVQLTRFLFSR; via the coding sequence GTGGTGAACGAGCATCGGAGCGGGCCCGTGCGCAGCACGGCTGCCCGCGAGGCGATCCTCGACGCGACCGCCCGGCTGTTCCACAACAGGGGCTACGACCGGCTCACGATCGAGGGCATCGCGAAGGAAGCCGGCGTCGGCAAGCAGACGATCTACCGCTGGTGGCCGTCGCGTGGCGCGCTGATCGGCGAATGCCTCGCCGAGGGTCGGCTGATCCCGGTCGACTTCGTCGTGCCGGACACCGGTGACCTCGCGGCCGACGTCGAGACGTGGCTGCGGAGCGTGCTGTCGATCCTCGATGCCCCCGAGGGTGGCGCGCTGCTGCGGTCGCTGGTCGCGGCGGCGACGGAGGATGCCGGGGTCGGCGCCCACCTGGGCGAGAGCCTGGGGGTGGAGAAGTACCTCGCGGAGCGGCTGCGCGGCGGCATCCGCGACGGACAGCTCGCCGCCGATGCTCCGGTCGAGCAGATCGGGCGCGCGATCCTCGGGGCGATCGTCGTGGAGGCGCTCGCCCGGGAGGCGCACGACACCGCCTCGGTGGTGCAATTGACGCGCTTCCTCTTCTCGCGCTGA
- the mscL gene encoding large conductance mechanosensitive channel protein MscL has translation MFKGFRDFIAQGNVIDLAVAVVIGSAFTAIVNAVVASVITPLVGLFFEADATGEFGPKLTNIYGHEVTFPLGDLLSAVIAFLAVALVVYFVFVLPMNKWKERQAARQPAVVEVIAPTETELLVEIRDLLRENSSAR, from the coding sequence ATGTTCAAGGGATTCCGCGACTTCATCGCGCAGGGCAACGTCATCGACCTCGCGGTCGCCGTCGTGATCGGCAGCGCGTTCACCGCGATCGTCAACGCCGTCGTGGCCAGCGTCATCACCCCGCTCGTCGGACTCTTCTTCGAGGCCGACGCGACCGGCGAGTTCGGGCCGAAACTGACGAACATCTACGGCCACGAGGTCACGTTCCCGCTCGGCGACCTCCTGTCGGCGGTCATCGCCTTCCTCGCGGTCGCGCTCGTCGTCTACTTCGTCTTCGTCCTGCCGATGAACAAGTGGAAGGAGCGCCAGGCGGCTCGTCAGCCGGCGGTCGTCGAGGTCATCGCACCGACCGAGACCGAGCTGCTCGTCGAGATCCGCGACCTGCTCCGCGAGAACTCGTCGGCGCGCTGA
- a CDS encoding tartrate dehydrogenase, giving the protein MTTTHRIAVIAGDGIGTEVMPEGLRVLRAAASRFDIALEFEEFDFASAGYWQQHGAMLPDDWFETLRGFDAIYFGAVGWPEVVPDHVSLWGSLIQFRRAFDQYVNLRPCRLMPGVVSPLAGREPGDIDFYVVRENTEGEYSSIGGRMFEGTEREFVLQETVMTRTGVDRVLRYAYDLAARRSGHLTSATKSNGISISMPYWDERVAAVGADYPDVTRDQFHIDILTANFVLHPDWFDVVVASNLFGDILSDLGPACTGTIGIAPSANINPEGVFPSLFEPVHGSAPDIAGRGIANPIGQIWCGAMMLEHLGHAEAGAAVLAGIEEVLARGADAAPFTPDLGGTATTVDLGRAIAEAVASGR; this is encoded by the coding sequence ATGACCACCACGCACCGCATCGCCGTGATCGCCGGCGACGGCATCGGCACCGAGGTGATGCCCGAGGGGCTGCGCGTTCTGCGGGCCGCGGCATCCCGCTTCGACATCGCCCTGGAGTTCGAGGAGTTCGACTTCGCGAGCGCCGGGTACTGGCAGCAGCACGGCGCGATGCTGCCCGACGACTGGTTCGAGACGCTCCGCGGATTCGACGCCATCTACTTCGGCGCCGTCGGCTGGCCCGAGGTCGTGCCCGACCACGTGAGCCTGTGGGGGAGCCTCATCCAGTTCCGCCGAGCGTTCGACCAGTACGTCAATCTGCGGCCGTGCCGGCTCATGCCCGGCGTCGTCTCTCCGCTCGCCGGTCGGGAGCCCGGCGACATCGACTTCTACGTGGTGCGCGAGAACACCGAGGGCGAGTACTCGTCGATCGGCGGCCGCATGTTCGAGGGCACCGAGCGGGAGTTCGTGTTGCAGGAGACGGTGATGACCCGCACCGGCGTCGACCGGGTGCTGCGCTACGCCTACGACCTCGCCGCACGCCGAAGCGGGCACCTCACGTCGGCGACCAAGAGCAACGGCATCTCGATCTCGATGCCGTACTGGGACGAGCGGGTCGCCGCGGTCGGCGCCGACTACCCCGACGTGACGCGGGACCAGTTCCACATCGACATCCTCACCGCGAACTTCGTGCTGCACCCCGACTGGTTCGACGTGGTCGTGGCGAGCAACCTGTTCGGCGACATCCTGTCCGACCTCGGCCCCGCCTGCACCGGCACGATCGGCATCGCACCGAGCGCGAACATCAATCCCGAGGGGGTGTTCCCGAGCCTGTTCGAGCCCGTGCACGGATCCGCGCCCGACATCGCCGGACGCGGCATCGCCAACCCGATCGGTCAGATCTGGTGCGGCGCCATGATGCTCGAACACCTCGGCCACGCGGAGGCCGGCGCCGCCGTGCTCGCCGGCATCGAGGAGGTACTCGCTCGGGGAGCGGATGCTGCGCCCTTCACCCCCGACCTCGGCGGCACCGCCACGACGGTCGACCTCGGCCGCGCGATCGCCGAGGCCGTCGCTTCCGGTCGTTGA
- a CDS encoding cupin domain-containing protein, which translates to MTIHPTDIGPDENIEGYLIGSPVSLIREFTAVPGSGPRLHRHPYVETFLVHSGRALFTLGDEQVVVEGGQVIAAPALVAHRFEVLDGGTYNATHIHANDRFVTEWLE; encoded by the coding sequence ATGACGATCCACCCCACGGACATCGGCCCCGACGAGAACATCGAGGGGTACCTGATCGGGTCGCCCGTGAGCCTGATCCGCGAGTTCACGGCGGTGCCGGGGTCGGGGCCTCGGCTGCACCGGCATCCGTACGTCGAGACGTTCCTCGTGCACTCGGGGCGGGCGCTCTTCACGCTCGGCGACGAGCAGGTCGTGGTCGAAGGCGGGCAGGTGATCGCCGCGCCGGCGCTCGTCGCCCACCGTTTCGAGGTGCTCGACGGCGGGACGTACAACGCGACGCACATCCACGCGAACGATCGGTTCGTCACGGAGTGGCTGGAGTAG
- a CDS encoding TraR/DksA C4-type zinc finger protein, with amino-acid sequence MTDARDALDRLRADALARVATTRATLDQLTHDREGSNDDDEHDPEGVTLSSEWSRLTGLAEAAASELRQVDEAIERLDAGTYGICANCGRPIPAGRLEVRPFATHCVACAEKLGG; translated from the coding sequence ATGACCGATGCCCGTGACGCGCTCGACCGGCTGCGCGCCGACGCGCTCGCTCGGGTGGCGACCACACGGGCCACGCTCGACCAGCTCACACACGACCGCGAGGGGTCGAACGACGACGACGAGCACGATCCGGAAGGCGTCACGCTGTCGTCAGAGTGGTCGAGACTGACCGGACTCGCCGAGGCCGCGGCATCCGAGCTCCGGCAGGTCGACGAAGCGATCGAACGACTGGATGCCGGGACGTACGGCATCTGCGCGAACTGCGGCCGCCCCATACCCGCCGGCCGACTCGAGGTGCGCCCCTTCGCCACGCACTGCGTCGCCTGCGCCGAGAAGCTCGGCGGCTGA
- the purL gene encoding phosphoribosylformylglycinamidine synthase subunit PurL — protein sequence MTTAPAPAHKHVPDSVENAIATPEKEQPYAALGLKDDEYARIKEILGRRPTSGELAMYSVMWSEHCSYKSSKNYLRRFGQKVSDEMKERLMVGMGQNAGVIDVGEGWAVTFKAESHNHPSFIEPFQGAATGVGGIVRDIISMGARPVAVMDALRFGAIDHPDTARVVHGVTSGISFYGNCLGLPNIGGETVFDSVYQANPLVNALAVGVLRHEDLKLANATGVGNKVVLFGARTGGDGIGGASILASDTFADGGPTKRPAVQVGDPFAEKVLIECCLELYRGELVEAIQDLGAAGISCATSELAANGNSGMKVSLDNVLLRDPSLTAEEILMSESQERMMAIVAPEKLDAFLEVVGKWEVETSVLGEVTGDGRLVIDWQGERIVDVDPSTVAVDGPVYDRPVAYPTWIDALQADAAENLPRSNDPAELREQFLALVASPNLADTRWITNQYDYYVLGNTALAFPDDAGMIRVDEESGLGFAISTDANGRYCQLDPYAGAQLALAEAYRNVAVTGAVPTAITDCLNFGSPENPEVMWQFGQTVDGLADGCYELGTPVTGGNVSFYNQTGDVPIHPTPLVGVLGIIDDVSRRIPSGWQDEGQNIYLLGTTSTELSGSAWAETVHQHLGGLPPKVDLAGEKRLAGLLSAARDEWLISSAHDVSEGGLAQALAEGVSRFGVGARVWLNEIIERDGVDAASALFSESTGRVIVTVPREDDVKFRGLCEGRGYPVARIGVTDSEPQLEVQDVFTIPVAEIRERSQATLPAAFGPTVAEPVGA from the coding sequence GTGACCACCGCCCCTGCACCTGCCCACAAGCACGTCCCCGACTCCGTCGAGAACGCGATCGCGACTCCCGAGAAGGAGCAGCCCTACGCGGCGCTGGGCCTCAAGGACGACGAGTACGCCCGCATCAAGGAGATCCTGGGCCGCCGCCCGACCTCCGGCGAGCTGGCGATGTACTCGGTCATGTGGTCGGAGCACTGCTCGTACAAGTCGTCGAAGAACTACCTGCGCCGCTTCGGCCAGAAGGTGTCCGACGAGATGAAGGAACGCCTCATGGTCGGCATGGGGCAGAACGCCGGCGTCATCGACGTGGGCGAGGGCTGGGCCGTCACGTTCAAGGCCGAGTCGCACAACCACCCCTCGTTCATCGAGCCGTTCCAGGGCGCGGCGACCGGCGTCGGCGGCATCGTCCGCGACATCATCTCGATGGGCGCCCGCCCCGTCGCGGTCATGGACGCCCTGCGCTTCGGCGCGATCGACCACCCCGACACCGCCCGCGTCGTGCACGGCGTGACGAGCGGCATCAGCTTCTACGGCAACTGCCTCGGCCTGCCGAACATCGGCGGCGAGACGGTCTTCGACTCCGTCTACCAGGCCAACCCGCTGGTCAACGCGCTGGCCGTGGGCGTCCTCCGCCACGAGGACCTCAAGCTCGCCAATGCCACCGGCGTCGGCAACAAGGTCGTGCTCTTCGGCGCCCGCACGGGCGGCGACGGCATCGGCGGCGCCAGCATCCTGGCATCCGACACCTTCGCCGACGGCGGACCCACCAAGCGCCCCGCAGTGCAGGTCGGCGACCCGTTCGCCGAGAAGGTGCTCATCGAGTGCTGCCTCGAGCTGTACCGCGGCGAGCTCGTCGAGGCCATCCAGGACCTCGGCGCCGCCGGCATCTCCTGCGCGACCTCCGAACTCGCGGCCAACGGCAACAGCGGCATGAAGGTCTCGCTCGACAACGTGCTGCTGCGCGACCCGTCGCTCACGGCCGAAGAGATCCTCATGTCGGAGTCGCAGGAGCGCATGATGGCGATCGTCGCCCCCGAGAAGCTCGACGCGTTCCTCGAGGTCGTCGGCAAGTGGGAGGTCGAGACCTCCGTGCTCGGCGAGGTCACGGGCGACGGACGCCTCGTCATCGACTGGCAGGGTGAGCGCATTGTCGACGTCGACCCCTCGACCGTCGCGGTCGACGGCCCCGTCTACGACCGCCCGGTCGCCTATCCGACGTGGATCGACGCACTCCAGGCGGATGCCGCGGAGAACCTCCCCCGCTCGAACGACCCGGCCGAGCTGCGCGAGCAGTTCCTCGCGCTCGTCGCGAGCCCGAACCTCGCCGACACGCGCTGGATCACCAACCAGTACGACTACTACGTGCTCGGCAACACCGCCCTGGCGTTCCCCGACGACGCCGGCATGATCCGCGTCGACGAGGAGTCGGGTCTCGGCTTCGCGATCTCGACCGACGCCAACGGCCGCTACTGCCAGCTCGACCCGTATGCGGGCGCGCAGCTCGCGCTCGCCGAGGCGTACCGCAACGTCGCCGTCACCGGTGCCGTGCCGACCGCGATCACCGACTGCCTGAACTTCGGCTCCCCCGAGAACCCCGAGGTCATGTGGCAGTTCGGCCAGACCGTCGACGGCCTCGCCGACGGATGCTACGAGCTCGGCACCCCGGTGACCGGCGGCAACGTCTCGTTCTACAACCAGACGGGCGACGTGCCGATCCACCCGACGCCGCTCGTCGGCGTGCTCGGCATCATCGACGACGTGTCCCGCCGCATCCCGTCCGGCTGGCAGGACGAGGGTCAGAACATCTACCTGCTCGGCACGACCTCGACGGAGCTCTCGGGTTCCGCGTGGGCCGAGACCGTGCACCAGCACCTCGGCGGGCTCCCCCCGAAGGTCGACCTCGCGGGCGAGAAGCGCCTGGCAGGTCTGCTGTCGGCGGCGCGCGACGAGTGGCTGATCTCGTCGGCGCACGACGTGTCGGAGGGCGGCCTCGCGCAGGCGCTCGCCGAGGGCGTCTCGCGCTTCGGCGTCGGCGCGCGCGTCTGGCTCAACGAGATCATCGAGCGCGACGGAGTGGATGCCGCATCCGCGCTGTTCTCGGAGTCGACCGGCCGTGTGATCGTGACCGTGCCCCGCGAGGACGACGTGAAGTTCCGCGGGCTGTGCGAGGGCCGTGGCTACCCGGTCGCCCGCATCGGCGTGACCGACAGCGAACCGCAGCTCGAGGTGCAGGACGTGTTCACGATCCCCGTCGCCGAGATCCGCGAGCGCTCTCAGGCCACCCTTCCCGCGGCCTTCGGCCCGACGGTCGCGGAGCCGGTCGGCGCATGA
- a CDS encoding MMPL family transporter has product MASLLFRLGSFAARRAWAVVISWLVILGIGVGAFLGLGGTLSNSFDIPGTASGAVTDQLAEKLPDTAGGTGTVVYRTTDGSAFTDEQKKAISELAASAEDLDGVASVIDPFDAQQQQANQAAQLADGEKQIADGRAQLDAGQTQLDEGRAQLDAGLQQLTAARAQAEAAGAPSAQLAALDAQLAGLNAQLAEIEAQAKTLDESRTTLETNEKQVALGSTLLDLADGIGVVSEDGSTAIVNVSFEDPRLELSEEIKQGTIEHFESSPIDGVEVDFGTDIAQGVPEIFGIGEAVGLAIAAIVLIVMLGSLLAASFPIITAIIGVGVGVTASLAFSGVVDMASVTPVLGVMLGLAVGIDYSLFIVNRHRKQLLAGSPVQESIGLATGTSGTAVVFAGSTVIVALLALNVTGVPFLGLMGTVGAVCVAVAVLVAITLTPALLGLAGMRLLGRRARATIGQPHAAGKPVTRMSTLRAIVTVLVSVIALLVVAIPSLSMRLGLPDGSSEPADSTSYRAFQAVDEQFGEGANGPLLVTATLDEAVSDDDLLATQVEVAQKIADQDDVVAVAPVAASDDNTLLAFQVLPAEGPNSSSTEKLVQDIRALPASDGITLGVAGQAAINIDISEALAGVLPIYLVVVVGLSLLIMIVVFRSLLVPLIATGGFVLSLFATYGLIVAVFQFGWGAELIGLHSTGPILSFLPVILVGILFGLAMDYQLFLASGMREAYVHGASARDAVAQGFRAGRSVVIAAALIMVSVFGGFIFSESTIIRSIGFGLAFGVLLDAFVVRMLLMPALMHLLGRSAWWLPRWLDRILPNVDMEGAALERDHPSVHTDTVSVAEPEAEAAPGTRRARRERG; this is encoded by the coding sequence TTGGCTTCACTGCTGTTCCGTCTGGGTTCGTTCGCCGCACGCCGCGCCTGGGCGGTGGTGATCTCCTGGCTCGTGATCCTCGGCATCGGGGTGGGCGCGTTCCTCGGTCTGGGCGGCACGCTCAGCAACAGCTTCGACATCCCCGGCACGGCCTCCGGCGCGGTGACCGACCAGCTCGCCGAGAAGCTTCCCGACACCGCCGGAGGCACCGGCACGGTCGTCTATCGCACGACCGACGGCTCCGCGTTCACCGACGAGCAGAAGAAGGCGATCTCCGAGCTCGCGGCGAGCGCAGAGGACCTCGACGGGGTCGCCTCCGTCATCGATCCGTTCGATGCCCAGCAGCAGCAGGCCAATCAGGCCGCACAGCTCGCCGACGGCGAGAAGCAGATCGCCGACGGTCGCGCGCAGCTCGACGCCGGGCAGACGCAGCTCGACGAAGGCCGCGCCCAGCTCGACGCCGGCCTGCAGCAGCTCACCGCCGCCCGCGCACAGGCCGAGGCAGCCGGCGCCCCGTCCGCACAGCTCGCCGCCCTCGATGCGCAGCTCGCCGGGCTCAACGCCCAGCTCGCCGAGATCGAGGCCCAGGCGAAGACGCTCGACGAATCGCGCACCACGCTCGAGACCAACGAGAAGCAGGTCGCCCTCGGCTCGACCCTCCTCGACCTCGCCGACGGAATCGGCGTCGTGTCGGAGGACGGCTCGACCGCCATCGTGAACGTCTCGTTCGAAGACCCCCGCCTCGAACTCTCCGAGGAGATCAAGCAGGGCACGATCGAGCACTTCGAGTCGTCCCCGATCGACGGGGTCGAGGTCGACTTCGGCACCGACATCGCCCAGGGCGTCCCCGAGATCTTCGGCATCGGCGAGGCGGTCGGCCTCGCGATCGCCGCCATCGTGCTCATCGTCATGCTCGGGTCGCTGCTCGCGGCATCCTTCCCGATCATCACGGCGATCATCGGCGTGGGCGTCGGCGTCACGGCATCCCTCGCGTTCTCCGGCGTCGTCGACATGGCATCCGTGACCCCCGTGCTCGGCGTCATGCTCGGACTCGCCGTCGGCATCGACTACTCGCTGTTCATCGTCAACAGGCACCGCAAGCAGCTGCTCGCCGGCTCCCCCGTGCAGGAGTCGATCGGCCTCGCGACCGGCACCTCCGGCACGGCGGTCGTGTTCGCGGGCTCCACCGTCATCGTCGCGCTGCTCGCGCTCAACGTCACCGGTGTGCCGTTCCTCGGCCTCATGGGAACCGTCGGCGCCGTCTGCGTGGCGGTCGCCGTGCTCGTCGCGATCACGCTCACCCCCGCGCTGCTCGGGCTCGCCGGTATGCGCCTGCTGGGTCGCAGGGCCCGCGCCACGATCGGTCAGCCGCACGCCGCGGGCAAGCCGGTCACGCGCATGTCGACGCTGCGCGCCATCGTGACCGTGCTCGTCAGCGTGATCGCGCTGCTCGTGGTCGCGATCCCCTCCCTGTCGATGCGCCTCGGGCTGCCTGACGGATCGAGCGAACCCGCCGACTCCACGAGCTACCGCGCCTTCCAGGCCGTCGACGAGCAGTTCGGCGAGGGCGCGAACGGACCGCTGCTCGTCACGGCGACCCTCGACGAGGCGGTCAGCGACGACGATCTGCTCGCCACCCAGGTCGAGGTCGCGCAGAAGATCGCCGACCAGGACGACGTGGTCGCGGTCGCGCCCGTCGCGGCATCCGACGACAACACCCTGCTCGCGTTCCAGGTGCTGCCCGCCGAAGGCCCCAACAGCAGCTCCACCGAGAAGCTCGTGCAGGACATCCGCGCCCTGCCCGCGAGCGACGGCATCACGCTCGGCGTCGCAGGACAGGCGGCGATCAACATCGACATCTCCGAGGCGCTGGCCGGCGTGCTGCCGATCTACCTCGTGGTCGTCGTCGGGCTCTCGCTGCTCATCATGATCGTCGTGTTCCGATCGCTGCTCGTGCCGCTCATCGCCACCGGCGGCTTCGTGCTGTCGCTGTTCGCGACCTACGGCCTCATCGTCGCGGTGTTCCAGTTCGGCTGGGGAGCCGAGCTGATCGGGCTGCACAGCACAGGACCGATCCTCAGCTTCCTGCCGGTGATCCTCGTCGGCATCCTGTTCGGGCTCGCGATGGACTACCAGCTGTTCCTCGCCTCCGGCATGCGCGAGGCGTACGTGCACGGGGCGTCGGCCCGGGATGCCGTGGCGCAGGGCTTCCGCGCCGGCCGCTCGGTCGTCATCGCCGCCGCGCTCATCATGGTCTCGGTGTTCGGCGGGTTCATCTTCTCGGAGTCGACCATCATCCGCTCGATCGGATTCGGCCTCGCTTTCGGGGTGCTGCTCGACGCGTTCGTCGTGCGGATGCTGCTCATGCCCGCGCTCATGCACCTCCTCGGGCGCTCGGCATGGTGGCTGCCGCGGTGGCTCGACCGCATCCTTCCCAACGTCGACATGGAGGGCGCCGCGCTCGAGCGCGACCACCCCTCGGTGCACACCGACACGGTGTCGGTCGCGGAGCCCGAGGCGGAGGCGGCTCCCGGGACTCGGCGGGCGCGGCGCGAACGGGGCTGA
- a CDS encoding serine/threonine-protein kinase, producing MSLEVMSPTEALLDGRYVLKERVGRGGMATVYRAEDTHLERIVAIKMIHEDDGAASSAERAHNEKALLAAVDHRALVTLYDAQLIPGRPRYLVMEFVEGPTLARRMSTGPMRPRQVARVARDVAEALSIVHGAGIVHRDVKPSNVLLARDPGGGPWTAKLADFGIACTVGSPRLTSPGIVLGTLTYMAPEQLRDAEPGTAVDVFSLGLMLIEALTGEPAYPTMSTGRGAAVARLMNSPTIPDSVPEEWRGLLEQMTRLEPAERPTAREVARAARALMRGEAPTAIAPAGAAGIVPGTDAAGPDAAAAAASPDGVPVGAAARGAAGAVGAGAAAAGAVGAGAAAAGADAAAPAAATKPPTDRTAVLDATPAARRRRNPRAVAGIAAAAAVVVAGALATGFVAGNPPVAASGRLAASFAERTVIAPEDSGQAPVEVVVSEPTDQDPILNQPAVDQPAQNENKGPGNNNGNENKGPGNNNGNKGNKGDKGDKGDDR from the coding sequence ATGAGCCTCGAGGTGATGTCGCCCACCGAGGCGCTGCTCGACGGCCGCTACGTGCTCAAGGAGCGGGTCGGTCGCGGCGGCATGGCGACCGTCTACCGGGCCGAGGACACGCACCTCGAGCGCATCGTCGCGATCAAGATGATCCACGAGGACGACGGCGCGGCCTCGTCCGCCGAGCGGGCCCACAACGAGAAAGCGCTGCTCGCGGCCGTCGACCACCGCGCGCTGGTCACGCTCTACGACGCGCAGCTGATCCCCGGTCGGCCGCGCTACCTCGTGATGGAGTTCGTCGAGGGACCCACCCTCGCCCGCCGCATGAGCACCGGACCGATGCGTCCGCGCCAGGTCGCCCGCGTCGCACGCGACGTCGCCGAAGCACTGTCGATCGTGCACGGAGCGGGAATCGTGCACCGCGACGTCAAGCCGTCGAACGTCCTGCTCGCCCGCGACCCCGGCGGCGGTCCCTGGACCGCGAAGCTCGCCGACTTCGGCATCGCCTGCACGGTCGGCAGCCCCCGCCTGACCTCGCCCGGCATCGTGCTCGGCACCCTCACCTACATGGCGCCGGAGCAGCTGCGCGACGCCGAACCAGGCACGGCGGTCGACGTCTTCTCGCTGGGCCTCATGCTCATCGAAGCCCTCACCGGCGAGCCCGCCTACCCCACCATGAGCACCGGACGCGGAGCGGCAGTCGCCCGGCTCATGAACTCGCCCACGATCCCCGACAGCGTGCCCGAGGAGTGGCGCGGACTGCTCGAGCAGATGACACGCCTCGAACCGGCCGAACGCCCCACCGCGCGCGAGGTCGCCCGCGCGGCGCGCGCGCTCATGCGCGGCGAGGCTCCGACCGCCATCGCGCCCGCGGGTGCAGCCGGCATCGTCCCCGGCACGGATGCCGCAGGGCCGGATGCCGCGGCCGCAGCCGCCTCCCCGGACGGCGTGCCCGTCGGTGCCGCGGCTCGTGGTGCTGCCGGCGCAGTCGGCGCTGGTGCAGCCGCCGCTGGCGCAGTCGGCGCTGGTGCAGCCGCCGCTGGCGCGGACGCCGCCGCTCCTGCGGCCGCCACGAAACCGCCGACCGACCGCACCGCGGTGCTCGACGCGACACCCGCCGCGCGCCGCCGTCGCAACCCGCGTGCGGTCGCCGGCATCGCCGCGGCCGCCGCGGTCGTCGTCGCGGGCGCGCTCGCCACCGGTTTCGTCGCCGGAAACCCTCCCGTCGCCGCGAGCGGTCGGCTCGCGGCATCCTTCGCCGAGCGCACCGTCATCGCGCCGGAGGACTCCGGACAGGCCCCCGTCGAGGTGGTCGTGAGCGAGCCGACCGACCAGGACCCGATCCTCAACCAGCCGGCGGTCGATCAGCCGGCGCAGAACGAGAACAAGGGTCCGGGCAACAACAACGGCAACGAGAACAAGGGCCCCGGCAACAACAACGGCAACAAGGGCAACAAGGGCGACAAGGGCGACAAGGGCGACGACCGCTGA